Within Coregonus clupeaformis isolate EN_2021a chromosome 20, ASM2061545v1, whole genome shotgun sequence, the genomic segment TCTGTGGTTGACACAACTTTGAAGTAGTGAGAGACCATAGAGTTGGATAAAAGACACACTAGCTACAAAGACTGTTTAAGCATTgacatgacattttagtcatttagcagacgctcttatccagagcgacttacatgagcaattagggttaagtgccttgctcaagggcacagacagatttttcacctagtcggctcggggattagaaccagcgacctttcggttactggcacaacgctcttaaccactaagctaccattGCATGCATCCTTTCAGTTTGTTTATCGACTGTCATTAAACTCATGGAGGTTGAACAAGAAGAAATTGACAACTTTCAAATGGAGATAGCCCTCAATTGCGCTGCCGATGCTGTCACAgaagccctcatgaaaagatgcAAAGCTGtgccctctatccaactctatgtcAGGGACCAAGACGCTGATTCAGAGATGGCTTGCTTCGTCATTCACAGAGGCTGTTTTCAAGAGCATCAAAACTGTGACGTGTCATGGGTaaattctgactgactgactgatctacaaatcaccttgcatgaCAAATAACTACCtcatattatttgtagatcagtcagtctcgACTTTAAAGTCGGCTGCAATGTCGAACGCGGCCACATTTACATGCTTGACAACCAATGATGTCATACGATATTATAATAACTGTCTACAGTACTGTGGAAAGATGTTTAACTTCTGTTTCTTTTTTGTTTCATTTTAAGGTAACAGACGATATAGAATGACAGGATAACCTGCAATATTTAAAAGAACAAAGATTTTGTATGAATTGTCTTAAACTTTGAGCTTATTTACAACATGATGCATACATTACACTGAATCACACTTTATCTAAAATAGGTAATAATGCATAATTTTACAATAAAACAAGCGTGATTATGGTATTAATATTCCTTCTCATAAATGTCATTGCTCAATAATGTCTGACAGCAATACAAAGTAAATCATTTTAACACATCAAGATAAACTTGGTCCAAGATTGTACACATTAAAAAGCTGTTATCAATGTTATCAATATCAGTCACTGAGAGAAGTACATTAGGTAATTTAAAAATCTGGAAACGTCAAAACCCCATAGAAAAAGAGCAGAAGCATAATCTATCCTATTTATCATCAACATACATAATTATCATTACAAGGAAAGAGAATTCAACTCCACATTTACTAAAAAATTAAAGCTATGGAAAACATTCTGGATCTGATAGCAATATGATAGCAGGAGAATAGAGTTGTGAGGCCTAGTTTTGGAACTCACTGTACCTTATTtacttatgtgaataaggtacagtgagggaaaaaagtatttgatcccctgctgattttgtacgtttgcccactgacaaagaaaagatcagtctataattttaatggtaggtttatatgaacagtgagagacagaataacaacaaaaaaatccagaaaatcgcatgtcaaaaatgttataaattgatttggattttaatgagggaaataagtatttgacccctctgcaaaacatgacttagtacttggtggcaaaacccttgttggcaatcacagatgtcagacatttcttgtagttggccaccaggtttgcacacatctcaggagggattttgtcccactcctctttgcagatcttctccaagttattaaggtttcgaggctgacgtttggcaactcgaaccttcagctccctccacagattttctatgggattaagttctggagactagctaggccactcgaggaccttaatgtgcttcttcttgagccactcctttgttgccttggccgtgtgtttagggtcattgtcatgctggaatacccatccacgacccattttcaatgccctggctgagggaaggaggttctcacccaagatttgacggtacatggccccgtccatcatccctttgatgcggtgaagttgtcctgtccccttagcagaaaaacacccccaaagcataatgtttccacctccatgtttgacagtggggatggtgttattgtggtcataggcagcattcctcctcctccaaacacggcgagttgagttgatgccaaagagctccattttggtctcatctgaccacaacactttcacccagttctcctctgaatcattcagatgttcattggcaaacttcagacgggcatgtatatgtgctttcttgagcagggggaccttgcgggcgctgcaggatttcagtccttcacggcgtagtgtgttaccaattgttttcttggtgactatggtcccagctgccttgagatcattgacaagatcctcccgtgtagttctgggctgattcctcaccgttctcatgatcattgcaactccacgtggtgagatcttgcatggagccgcaggccgagggagattgacagttcttttgtgtttcttccatttgcgaataatcgcaccaactgttgtcaccttctcaccaagctgcttggcgatggtcttgtagcccattccagccttgtataggtctacaatcttgtccctgacatccttggagagctctttggtcttggccatggtggagagtttggaatctgattgattgattgcttctgtggactggtgtattttatacaggtaacaagttgagattaggagcactccctttaagagtgtgctcctaatctcagctcgttacctgtataaaagacacctgggagccagaaatctttctgattgagagggggtcaaatacttatttccctcattaaaatgcaaatcaatttataacattattgacatgcgtttttctggatttttttatttttattctgtctctcactgttcaaataaacctaccattcaaatgatagactgataatttctttgtcagtgggcaaacatacaaaatcagcaggggatcaaatacttttttccctcactgtatttctgtttttgtttttaatacatttgcaaaaatgactgaaaacctgttttcgctttgtcaatatggggtattgtgtgtagattgatgaggatttttttttatttaatacattttagagtaaggctgtaacgtaacaaaaatggggaaaaagtcaaggggtctgaatactttccgaatgcgctgtacacTACAAGGTTTTTGTGAAacttgttgtgttcaggtcttcttggttctgggtttaTTGTGTTCAGGTCatcttggttctgggtttgttgtgttcagctcttcctggttctgggttgttgtgttcaagtcttcttggttctgggttgTTGTGTTCAGGacttcttggttctgggtttgttgtgttcaggtcttcttggttctggaTTGTTGggttcaggtcttcttggttctgggttgttgtgttcaggtcttgtTGGtactgggtttgttgtgttcaggtcttcttggttctggattgttgtgttcaggtcttcttggttctgggttgttgtgttcaggtcttcttggttctgggtttgttgtgttcaggtcttcttggttctgggtttgttgtgttcaggtcttcttggttctgggttaGTTGACTGTACTGTAGAGAACAGAGGGGTCCTCCTCAGCTGCTTGTGCTGCTGCGGGTCTGAAGAGAGAGAAACTGAAATAAAACAACATCCACATCCTAAATGGCGGCACCTTAtaccttttatagtgcactacctttgaccatggCCTATGGGCTCAGgataaagtagtgtactaaataaggaatagggtgcaatttggaacACAGCCAGAACAGTTCCTCAAAACCATCACTCCCTCATtatagaccagtggaggctgctgagggcaggacagctcataataatgggtggaacagagcaaatggaatggcatcaaacacatagaaaccatgtgtttgatgtatttgctaccattccactaattccacaccagccattaccacgagcctgtcctccccaattaaggtgtcaccaacctcctgtgttatAGTAATTGTCTTGAGATGTCCATATTTGGGTTCGTAGTTTAAGGAAATGACATCACTAGTGGTCACTATGGGTCAACTGTTTTGCTTATTGATGACATCTCCTACAATAAGCAGCAGCAAATTAATGACCTTAATGGCAGAATATGCTCACCAGGTGGCAGCAGTGGGGCGGTtacatttcacagcagtttaTTGCACATGCTCGTCCTGTTTCTGGTGTTGAGGCATGAATGACCTTAATGCACAATATGCATCactcatgacatcatcattgtcTACTCCTCCAATGAGCACATGGCTGTATCTACATATGAGGAGACCGAGGTTCGGACCTCGTTAATGTTTTCtaatttgaaaataataataatagcctaaTACAAATACTGTACACAGTAAAGAAAATGAATTACGGATCAACATCTAAATATTGCTTCCAGCATTGGTCAAAGCAATCTTGATCTGAACAATCGCGCCTTCCTTTTTGTGAATGAGTGGAATCATGAACAGTGGTTTGTTCGTTATGTTCTCCTGCGTCCCCCGGATCTGCCTCCCTGATTGGCCTTTTTAGCAGCACATTCACCACTCTCTCAAACGGCTAATTCCCCTTCTCTCGGCACAGGCGGAGGGCAACGGGAAACGAACTACGCCAGCTCGCAGGCGGCTCTTCTAACAGTGTTTGCGAGATGCCGGACAAAAGGTAATTTTTTTAACTGTCCCCCGCCGACTCCTGCCTTGTCAGACATCCCCCAAGCAAAAACAATCACTCTCGGAGAATGAGTGCACAGCTGGTAAATAGTCTcttatagatacatactgtatgtcagtcagtcaggtcgGGGGGAATAGCTGCCGGCAGAGACTTCTATTGCAGTAACGTTGAAGGGCTCTAGTTAGTATTACTTAGCCAGCTAGAAGGATGAAGTAAGAAGCTAACGTTAAATGGAGCCTACCTCAGCAGGAGCAAACCATACACTACTAAGTCCTTCAgagagagtaggctactgagacagacagtgatgtggtgctcagtggagaggctgaggcaggttACAATGCATGCAGGTGGAagtagaggagacagagagagagaggaagcaagcagagagagaggtttttacagtggttcccaaacttggggtcGATAAAATCTGTTTCAATATGAATATCTCCACATGGCCTATCTTCGCTATAGGCATACATTAAAATGCTATCAACATGCGAACAATACAGTTATAAAAATGTCACACGTTTTTGTTTCGTCGCTGATGCAGTGTGAATCATCTCCCATATTTCCCCTCTTTCAGGGGTATAACATTACAATGGACTGAGGTGAATAAACctacagcagccaaggtgataacggctggggtcatttttgcttgtttttgctgttttcCAAATAGCATTTAAAAGTGTTTTtattgtatagaaatgcagtaaatgagatTCAACTTTCCAACCCCCTGGACATCCAGATTTGGTTGTAAACAAACGTATCCCTTAATGCTGTGTGTTTCCAATGTTCTAGTATTGGCTCTATGTTGCTGTAATGGCAGAGTATGCTCACTGGGTGGCAGAACTGGGGTGGTTGAATTTCACATCAGCGTATTGGACATCTTCGTCCTGTTTCTGTGGTTGAGGCAGCTGGACGGTGGAGTACAGAGGCACTTCCTGGTTTTTGGAGCGAGAGAAGTGGACGCTGGCGTTGTGAACGTCATCCTGGTCTACGTTGGCTGCTGTCTGTGTTGCAGTAGGGGTCATGGCCATGCCTGAGATGTTGTCATACACTGGATTAGAGTCTccctgatggagagagaggacagacaacaTGAGGAGTGGAAATGTTCCACAAAGAATACACAGACATCACAGTCATCTTCTGATTCCAACAGACTCACCTGTCTATTGTCTGCTGTGTCTCTTGTGTCAGAGGTGGATTTGGAGGCCTTCTTCCTGTTTTgcacattaattaattaattaattaattaattaattaatgaagtCAACAACAAATCAGAGTGCTAAATCTAAATAATAAACAacataaaaatatgtattttcattCACCTGAGCCACATGAAGCCAGAGAGACCGAGGATGagaaccagaacaaccactacgATTCCTACAGCTGTAGTCATAACTGAGGTTTGTTTCCCTATAATATAATATGGATGATGTGAGTACATGGTATGATATAATAAACTAAAAATAAACGTAAATCCAGGACATTAATGCAATAATTGTTAAGGGATCTTATAACCCAATGTATAGTTATAGGTGTAATAATCCAAAGTATAATGATTAAGATTAGATTGAAACATGTCGTTTTGTATTGaagtattgaagatgaaactttACCTGCTACAATGATCATCAGAGCTGTAGAGTTACTAGATGCTATTTTATTCCGGGCCTCACAGTAGTATTCTCCACTGTCCTCAGAGCTGATGTTAGTGATATTGTAACTCTGTCCTGATGCTTTTGGTGAAGTTACGTTCTTCTTGTACCAGGTGTATTTCTCCACAGGTGGGTTGGCATCACTGCTGCAGGTCAGAGTCACTGAACTGCCCTCCACTATTTCACCAAAGGGACTGACTGACACTGAGGTGTTCTTTGGTCCATCTGATGTAAAAGACAGTGGATTTAAAAAGAGTACAAATTAGGTCAGCTAAAAATATTATATTTACTTTCCACAATTGTACTTTTCCACACAATGACTTTTAAATTCACCATCTTATTGAAGATGATCAATTCAAGTATCACGTGGAGCTAATATCTGTCACTACAATGTTAACATAGCAAACTAAAGATTTAAACCCCATGTACTTACATGTGACAGTGAGAATCTCTTCAGGAGAGGGGAGATCATCATGGCCTTCCACAGCACAGGAGTATCTGCCTGCATCCTCACTGCTGACTGGGAATAGGCTatagacaggagaggaggtgttgctgtttggtATAGGCTGTCCATTCTTATACCAACTGTAGGCTGTGATGGGGTCCAGTGTACATTTGGTTCTACATGTCAGTgtgactctctcctcctctgacaCAGATGTAGGATCCATCTCCAACACAACATCTAGAGTAAAAGGAAACACATCATTATTCTCCTCCTATATATGTCCTCTTATATGATATACTAGATTTGTTTTTTTCTGTCACATACCACTACTGTGTCTGTATGACTGACCTTAATAAGGTCATTACAGTAATAGATGTGAGATGTGTGACAGATTACCTGTGACTGTCAGGGAGACAGGTGAGCCAGCAGACTTTCCTCCGGATGTTATCAATCTGAACCTGTACTCAGCAGAGTCACTCAATCTCAGGTCTGTGATTCTCAGGGTACAGTTACTCTTCTTATCCCCAAGGTACTCTATATGACCCTCATACCCTGGCACTGACCTCAGATCTTCAGGATCCATACCAGACCATTTAGTAAACCAGAAAACTTTTTTGATCTCATGATAACTGGGATATGTGTAAGAGCAGGATATGTCCACTCTTGACCCCTTCAAGGCACAGATCCTCTGATGGTTGTAAGTCACACTCCAACAGTTCTCACCTGAAATACAAAAAGACAATATAACACCTTATGTAAATCTTTAATTACAATACTTACCGGTATACATTGATGGTTTTTATAGAGTAGAAAAACAAACAAGTTTAACAGTTTAAAGTCGTGACAACCATAATTAGTGAATAATTATCTATATTAATTGATTAATTGGTATTAGTCTCACAACCTGAATCAAAATTGTATGACATTTTTATGAAAAGgtccacactcacacactgaaggAGCGAGGAGACCCTCATGGCCTTTTACAGCACAGGAGTAGCTGTCTGCATCACTAAAGTAATCTGAGTACAGACTGGAAGACTTCTCCTTTACATTCTGTCCATTCTTGTACCAGATgtaggtggggttggggttgtTAGTCAGAGTACACGTCGTGATACAGGTCAGTGTCCTCTTCCCTGCCtctgtcaccttcacctgcaGGTCTGAATACAGGGTTAATTACAATAACATAATTAAACCAATCAAGTATTATGGATGAAATAAAAAGAAACCAACAGTGAATAGAAATCTATGAGTATGATCATTTGTTCAGTGTAACCTGTGACAGTCA encodes:
- the LOC121532603 gene encoding B-cell receptor CD22-like, which gives rise to MALRTSGSVLVVFLWSVAGLQVKVTGGHQDKTLTCSTTCTLTGNPTYIWYKNEQHLDESTSPQYKDPVSSNNEDGYSCAVKGHEDLHSPSVCVQGQDCNRVNYTKRRICALKGSTVDISCTYGSGYDTVTSSLWFSPKQSARWSGKLIPEDITTDPGYAGRVEYGGEKERGRSTLRITDLREEDSAEYKFIFNTQSSRWGYSFPGTTLTVTDLQVKVTEAGKRTLTCITTCTLTNNPNPTYIWYKNGQNVKEKSSSLYSDYFSDADSYSCAVKGHEGLLAPSVCENCWSVTYNHQRICALKGSRVDISCSYTYPSYHEIKKVFWFTKWSGMDPEDLRSVPGYEGHIEYLGDKKSNCTLRITDLRLSDSAEYRFRLITSGGKSAGSPVSLTVTDVVLEMDPTSVSEEERVTLTCRTKCTLDPITAYSWYKNGQPIPNSNTSSPVYSLFPVSSEDAGRYSCAVEGHDDLPSPEEILTVTYGPKNTSVSVSPFGEIVEGSSVTLTCSSDANPPVEKYTWYKKNVTSPKASGQSYNITNISSEDSGEYYCEARNKIASSNSTALMIIVAGKQTSVMTTAVGIVVVVLVLILGLSGFMWLRKKASKSTSDTRDTADNRQGDSNPVYDNISGMAMTPTATQTAANVDQDDVHNASVHFSRSKNQEVPLYSTVQLPQPQKQDEDVQYADVKFNHPSSATQPAAAQAAEEDPSVLYSTVN